The following coding sequences are from one Panicum hallii strain FIL2 chromosome 5, PHallii_v3.1, whole genome shotgun sequence window:
- the LOC112894060 gene encoding uncharacterized protein LOC112894060 isoform X1 — protein sequence MGERDALPPLPLALGPPHLIPPAPTHDPRAIALLPDLGGLPWVAYAAGSFLVVSHLPSPSRDDTSDGAGDDGCSPFFRQVIDLHAPVSAVAWCGRGSAEVAAAADNSVSIFQPAPDASSPGSFGWLLRWSITETFAITAVAWTGAGDGIVAVGAGVSMWARVQSSWQLAWRSIPKVPQSLVSSTRFVQGPVATVAAVAPAEGSVPVLVFLNDAKRGLEQAELVHPQPICMIQWRPWLLCVSDRSEIRREILMTCCLDGTVRLWSEDELVKSKKQRGLQISFSVIAVIEVNNTLNGVLGVDITVRWSMESGSVVSRDEEGKFELFSGDSRESQVGKCEWLVSVGPGPCVNYWAVHCLDDVFPPPRYPRITLWKQSKLQGWGESYVKLAPPKSLEQPIFVDAIVSRRLCSDPPTTCSLLHLLPDDSFVWSALSNSLLPNSGTHVSSESANSISCCLTKPVKQDGHKGRIRQVSVHPYSCEIQIAVSMDSNRMLFFWSLSTFSTLIPTLHAPTYPLWKPLCKFDLRNSSEDVEYSCLCWAPSVSRDFRFLVLGGENGADCFIVRIKKEVLTCQRIFTIPFLGQRNAEGPPDSIHTIPLDSKCSGCFVNNSFLVVCIWRKSFQAFSWKVVLHSENQLDSGRCLCGFDVSSLSTTNQVRHVTCFDSETFSAVIYEGSSVFTSSLEGEYPTCISVVPLNNTVLPIQHEPYRTVPGYHIATGCSDGTVKLWKMSCADNSLQTEKEGHIWELVGMYGAHRGPVSMVVLSNCGRVVTVCRNLKKNSTSINIWEAVKLIGDGSFLLEDAVILQDYIVGLEGLSLGDGRFLLAVYLPNELRIYSHKHPSFQNVLHNDNSKEEHLWSCIALSHSHHDIAGFLWGPKATITLVHENHLSLFSSWLVTGADEYTTQIRACPIDVHEMLPCANNFNETAFGKFKLPETYGSRTIVSNGVLRTDQDDSCCSHSLWNLLDIADKLSRPVASYNPRALVQYLYSGEWKRANAALQHLFKSMKASEASKITSKCSSCRKSCHSIPELPLSEYFVETMSNNISNKGFLWGEDRSNTTFNLLSPSNSFLYGDGNLGTSTTTSASKKSEIAELLDKNFNVYGISDTERTQILAISDLMLEISDQTRSSPYKSLDEAGRRFWVAVQFRQLHALRRSGYSSSSEGFLVDSASIAWAFQSDCQDDLLNSVLPLEPTWSEMQKLGIGLWYTNVSQLRTRMEKLARLQYLKSKDPKDCALLYIALNRIKVLVGLFKISRDEKDKRLYEFLSRNFQEERHKAAALKNAYVLMGRHQWELAIAFFLLGDDFSSAVNVCAKNLQDEQLAIVICRLVEGSGGPLERNLISNVLLPRSVEKGDNWLSSLLEWMLGNYYQSINRLFGCHPKLEVDESKIVGAPNVFSDPEVGQYCAILSTKNGFRNCVGEAVSAKLSKLSFAMAACALNKCGLPLEALECLCSNLGIDGKESINVPSGGDHKIFDGMLNPFSVSKNWLSSSVISDFESDLKITMASKYLSHLLRNHLFCSQCNASLSEDKVLNDYNGHQIEELTHDVTAVMSIFDRRFSLKFADIAEKILIFCCHDGLLFLAYALLWGCKSPDVAIDRHGLECFSLRPINYLLLVSFKESCKFLSRHVVYSSFMRFVLNMELTNTTACTPKENHKYIISGLSNYLNASRLLLRHDNGGNDILDNRSAMLTVMDLLEYIIEFSFSWLYCDIKELLIMINPVLAASVKGESFKVLLDRLKHAMLHRSHDVPLNTEGGMPSASIHKIQLKKSEISNHLIDEKWHLLGASLWIRLTSVMQHYLREFVEKERREHETGGSDSEFKGHFSSVAAKFTMNSIHFVSSSLVKLHASFLRKNLPINSHSSVLFWLECNSSQQWSDSNSYDQLSRILQLANSENMEVLFNNLWEISVNSVDICNAFVNEGVNCFSLSNINVTRSWKDIRGTAVECKNNSTQRSGEEHKHGLRSKNNDKRQGFADEASSNGEVFPETKRKELIVQKDFQSPMELLSRSGELLEAICLNSINEKQAAIATNRKGLVFFNWSEKKHCKKFAEYVWSRSDWPLDGWAGCESTPTPTFISSGVGLGRKKGSQLSSGGATIGLGSLAKPGRDLTGGGAFGIPGYAGIGASGFGWGEPEEFEDFVDPPATLENIHSRALSRHPSLPLFLVGSSNTHVYLWEFGKDSAMATYGVLPAANIPPPYALASISAVQFDYYGQRFATAALDGTVCTWQVEVGGRSNVHSTDSSLCFDSHASDVSYVSASGSVVASAGSNSNGANIVIWDTLSPPGTCQTSIMCHEGGARSLSVFDSDRGCGSISPLVVTGGKSGDVALHDFRFLSTGKSQHNRISKEHGVKEPSRHDTESGTSGGTANGMVWHIPKAHLGNVTKVTTIPNTSLFLTGSKDGDVKLWDAKNSQLVFHWPKLHERHTFFQPTSRGFGGVVRAAVTDLQVLSHGFISCGGDGSVKLVQLKDDLPVVHQQ from the exons ATGGGGGAGCGAGACGCGCTTCCGCCGTTGCCCCTCGCCCTCGGCCCGCCGCATCTGATCCCGCCGGCGCCCACCCACGACCCCCGCGCTATCGCCTTGCTCCCCGACCTAGGTGGCCTCCCCTGGGTCGCCTACGCCGCGGGATCCTTCCTCGTAGTATCCCacctcccttccccttcccgGGATGACACCAGCGACGGCGCCGGGGATGACGGCTGCTCCCCGTTCTTCCGCCAGGTCATAGACCTCCACGCCCCAGTGTCCGCCGTTGCCTGGTGCGGTCGCGGGAGCGCagaggtcgccgccgccgcagacAACTCCGTCTCCATCTTCCAGCCGGCGCCCGACGCCTCTTCCCCAG GTTCGTTTGGTTGGCTCCTGAGATGGTCTATCACCGAGACATTTGCCATCACCGCTGTGGCATGGACAGGCGCGGGCGACGGCATTGTGGCAGTTGGTGCAGGTGTGTCCATGTGGGCCAGAGTGCAGTCCTCCTGGCAGCTCGCCTGGAGGTCTATTCCGAAGGTGCCACAATCCCTTGTCTCCTCTACCCGGTTTGTGCAGGGCCCTGTCGCAACAGTCGCAGCTGTTGCTCCGGCTGAGGGCAGTGTGCCTGTTCTTGTGTTTCTGAATGATGCCAAAAGGGGGCTGGAGCAAGCCGAGCTTGTGCATCCGCAGCCTATTTGCATGATCCAGTGGCGACCCTGGTTGTTATGTGTCAGTGATCGGTCTGAGATCAGGAGAGAGATCCTCATGACTTGCTGCTTAGATGGCACTGTCCGGCTTTGGAGTGAGGATGAGCTGGTCAAGTCAAAGAAGCAACGTGGTTTGCAAATATCATTCAGCGTCATTGCAGTAATCGAGGTGAACAACACTCTGAATGGAGTCCTTGGAGTTGATATTACTGTCAGATGGTCTATGGAATCTGGCAGTGTTGTGTCGAGAGATGAAGAAGGTAAATTTGAGTTGTTTTCAGGTGATTCGAGGGAGAGCCAAGTTGGCAAATGTGAGTGGCTTGTTAGTGTTGGCCCAGGGCCTTGTGTTAACTATTGGGCTGTCCATTGTCTAGATGATGTATTTCCACCACCAAGGTATCCACGGATTACTCTATGGAAACAGAGCAAACTGCAGGGCTGGGGGGAGTCCTATGTTAAATTGGCTCCTCCAAAATCTCTAGAGCAGCCAATATTTGTTGATGCTATCGTATCAAGAAGGTTATGTTCTGACCCACCTACAACATGCTCTTTGCTGCATTTGCTGCCTGATGATTCTTTCGTTTGGTCAGCCTTATCCAACAGTTTGTTACCGAATTCTGGGACCCATGTTTCAAGTGAATCAGCTAATAGTATATCATGTTGTTTGACAAAACCTGTCAAACAAGATGGGCATAAGGGTAGGATCAGACAGGTCTCTGTCCATCCATATAGCTGTGAAATACAGATAGCTGTTTCAATGGATTCAAACAGAATGTTATTTTTCTGGTCTCTGTCAACCTTTTCAACTCTCATACCAACATTGCATGCACCTACATATCCTTTATGGAAGCCTTTGTGCAAATTTGATTTGCGTAACAGTTCTGAAGATGTGGAGTACTCATGCTTGTGTTGGGCGCCTTCTGTTAGTCGTGATTTTAGATTTCTTGTCCTTGGAGGTGAAAATGGAGCTGACTGTTTCATAGTCAGAATTAAGAAAGAGGTTCTTACATGCCAGAGGATTTTCACGATCCCTTTCCTTGGACAGAGAAATGCGGAAGGACCCCCTGACAGTATTCATACCATACCATTGGATTCTAAATGCAGTGGGTGTTTTGTTAACAACAGCTTCCTAGTAGTATGCATATGGAGGAAGAGCTTCCAAGCTTTTTCATGGAAAGTAGTCTTGCATTCGGAAAATCAACTTGACAGTGGAAGATGTTTGTGTGGTTTTGATGTGAGCTCTCTTTCTACCACAAACCAAGTGAGGCATGTAACTTGCTTCGACAGTGAAACTTTTTCAGCAGTTATTTATGAAGGTTCTTCAGTCTTTACTTCTAGCCTGGAGGGAGAATATCCCACATGCATTTCTGTAGTGCCGCTGAACAATACAGTCTTGCCTATACAACATGAACCTTACAGAACTGTTCCTGGTTATCATATTGCTACTGGGTGCTCTGATGGCACTGTGAAACTTTGGAAGATGTCTTGTGCAGATAACTCTTTGCAGACTGAGAAAGAGGGACACATCTGGGAACTAGTAGGCATGTATGGTGCTCACCGAGGACCAGTTAGTATGGTTGTACTATCAAATTGTGGTAGAGTTGTTACTGTTTGCAGAAATTTGAAGAAGAATAGCACCTCTATTAATATCTGGGAAGCAGTTAAACTCATCGGGGATGGTAGTTTTCTGCTAGAAGATGCAGTAATCTTGCAAGATTATATTGTTGGTTTAGAGGGGCTATCCTTAGGTGATGGACGATTTCTACTTGCAGTTTATCTACCTAACGAGCTGCGCATATATTCTCATAAGCACCCTTCCTTTCAGAATGTGCTGCACAATGATAATTCAAAAGAAGAACATCTTTGGAGCTGTATTGCGTTATCCCACtctcatcatgacattgctgGCTTTCTTTGGGGGCCAAAGGCAACTATCACGCTTGTTCATGAGAATCATCTTTCACTCTTCAGTTCATGGCTAGTAACAGGAGCTGATGAGTACACTACCCAGATACGTGCTTGCCCAATAGATGTGCATGAGATGTTACCATGTGCTAACAATTTCAATGAAACTGCTTTTGGTAAATTCAAGTTACCAGAAACTTATGGTAGCAGGACTATTGTTAGCAATGGTGTATTGCGAACAGACCAAGATGATAGTTGCTGTTCTCATAGTTTATGGAACTTGTTGGATATAGCTGATAAACTAAGCAGACCTGTGGCATCGTATAACCCAAGAGCACTTGTACAGTATCTTTATTCAG GTGAATGGAAACGTGCGAATGCTGCTCTGCAGCATCTTTTTAAATCCATGAAAGCAAGTGAAGCTTCAAAGATCACGTCAAAGTGCAGTTCATGCCGTAAATCATGTCACAGTATTCCAGAACTTCCTTTATCTGAATACTTTGTAGAAACCATGTCCAACAACATTTCTAACAAAGGCTTTTTGTGGGGTGAAGACAGAAGTAACACAACCTTTAATTTGCTGTCACCTTCAAATTCATTTCTTTATGGGGATGGTAATTTAGGTACCAGCACTACCACTAGTGCGTCTAAAAAATCAGAGATAGCTGAGCTCCTTGATAAGAACTTCAATGTATATGGCATAAGTGACACTGAGAGAACTCAGATACTTGCAATTTCTGATCTTATGTTAGAAATCTCTGATCAGACCCGTTCCTCTCCCTACAAAAGCCTTGATGAAGCAGGAAGAAG GTTCTGGGTTGCTGTGCAGTTCCGACAGCTTCATGCTCTTAGGAGATCTGGATACTCATCTAGTAGTGAAGGGTTCCTTGTTGATTCTGCTTCGATAGCGTGGGCCTTCCAATCTGATTGTCAGGATGATCTACTTAATTCTGTGCTTCCTTTAGAGCCAACTTGGTCAGAGATGCAAAAGCTTGGTATAGGATTATGGTATACCAATGTGTCCCAGCTAAGGACAAGG ATGGAAAAGTTGGCAAGGTTGCAATATCTTAAAAGCAAGGACCCTAAGGACTGTGCTCTGCTCTACATAGCATTGAACAGAATAAAAGTGTTGGTTGGTCTCTTCAAGATTAGCAGAGATGAAAAGGATAAACGTCTATATGAGTTTCTCTCCAGGAACTTCCAG GAAGAAAGACACAAAGCTGCTGCTCTAAAAAATGCTTACGTACTAATGGGAAGGCATCAATGGGAGCTTGCTATAGCATTTTTCCTGCTTGGTGATGATTTTTCATCAGCAGTCAATGTTTGTGCAAAGAACCTTCAAGATGAACAGCTTGCTATTGTAATTTGTCGGCTTGTTGAAGGATCCGGAGGGCCCCTGGAGCGTAATCTCATTTCTAATGTCCTTCTTCCTCGTTCAGTTGAGAAAGGAGACAACTGGCTTTCAAGCCTGCTTGAG TGGATGTTGGGGAACTATTATCAGTCTATCAATAGATTATTTGGTTGCCATCCCAAGTTGGAGGTTGATGAGTCTAAAATCGTTGGTGCTCCAAATGTGTTTTCAGACCCAGAAGTGGGTCAGTACTGTGCAATTCTCTCGACAAAAAATGGTTTTAGAAACTGTGTTGGTGAAGCTGTATCTGCAAAATTATCTAAGCTTTCATTTGCAATGGCTGCATGTGCCTTGAACAAGTGTGGACTACCT CTTGAAGCACTTGAATGCCTATGTTCTAATTTGGGCATAGATGGCAAGGAAAGCATAAATGTACCTTCTGGTGGAGATCACAAGATTTTTGATGGAATGCTGAACCCTTTCTCTGTTTCTAAAAATTGGCTATCTTCATCTGTCATTAGTGACTTTGAGTCCGACCTTAAAATAACTATGGCTTCAAAATATCTATCCCACCTTCTGAGAAATCACTTGTTCTGTTCACAATGCAATGCATCATTATCTGAAGACAAGGTCCTTAATGACTACAATGGTCATCAAATTGAAGAACTTACACATGATGTTACAGCAGTAATGTCGATATTCGATAGAAGGTTCTCTTTAAAATTTGCTGATATAGCTGAGAAG ATTCTAATCTTTTGTTGCCATGATGGTTTATTGTTTCTTGCGTATGCTTTGTTATGGGGGTGTAAATCACCAGATGTTGCCATTGACCGTCACGGTCTTGAATGCTTCTCTCTCCGTCCGATTAATTATCTGTTATTGGTTTCATTCAAAGAGAGCTGCAAGTTTCTTAGTCGTCATGTTGTCTATTCCTCCTTCATGCGTTTCGTTCTGAATATGGAACTCACAAATACTACTGCATGCACACCTAAAGAGAATCATAAGTACATTATATCAGGGTTGTCAAACTACCTGAATGCCAGCAGGTTGCTTCTAAGGCATGACAATGGTGGAAACGATATTCTAGATAACAGGTCAGCTATGCTTACGGTTATGGATCTGCTTGAGTACATTATAGAGTTTTCCTTTTCTTGGCTGTATTGTGACATAAAGGAATTGCTTATCATGATCAATCCTGTCCTAGCTGCTTCCGTTAAAGGGGAGTCCTTTAAAGTACTATTAGATCGGTTGAAGCATGCTATGCTCCACAGAAGTCATGATGTACCATTGAATACAGAAGGGGGAATGCCCAGCGCTTCAATTCATAAAATACAGCTAAAAAAGAGTGAAATTTCGAATCATTTAATTGATGAGAAGTGGCATTTGTTAGGTGCTTCTTTGTGGATTCGGTTGACATCCGTAATGCAACATTATTTGAGGGAGTTTGTTGAAAAAGAGAGACGTGAACATGAAACTGGTGGTAGTGATTCTGAGTTCAAGGGTCATTTCTCTTCAGTTGCTGCAAAGTTTACTATGAATTCCATACATTTTGTGTCATCTTCGTTAGTAAAACTGCACGCATCATTCTTGAGGAAGAATTTACCAATAAATTCACATTCTAGTGTGCTCTTCTGGTTAGAATGTAATTCATCTCAGCAATGGTCGGACAGCAATAGTTATGATCAGCTTTCAAGAATTTTGCAGCTTGCAAACAGTGAGAATATGGAGGTGTTGTTTAACAATTTGTGGGAAATTTCTGTTAATTCTGTGGATATTTGTAATGCTTTTGTGAATGAAGGGGTTAATTGCTTTTCATTGAGCAACATAAATGTTACTAGATCTTGGAAGGATATAAGAGGTACTGCAGTTGAGTGCAAAAACAATAGTACTCAAAGAAGTGGAGAAGAACATAAACATGGACTTCGCTCGAAGAACAATGATAAAAGACAGGGATTTGCTGACGAAGCGTCATCTAATGGAGAAGTCTTTCCTGAAACTAAAAGGAAGGAGTTGATAGTACAAAAAGATTTTCAAAGCCCAATGGAACTTCTAAGTAGAAGTGGGGAACTCCTTGAG GCGATATGTCTTAACTCAATCAATGAGAAACAAGCTGCTATCGCTACTAACCGAAAG GGCCTTGTTTTCTTCAACTGGAGTGAAAAGAAACATTGCAAGAAATTTGCAGAATATGTCTGGTCTCGATCTGATTGGCCATTAGATGGCTGGGCTGGTTGTGAATCTACACCAACTCCAACTTTCATTTCATCTGGTGTTGGTCTTGGCagaaaaaaaggatcccaacTTAGTTCAGGTGGAGCAACTATTGGTTTGGGTTCATTGGCAAAACCTGGGAGAGACCTAACTGGTGGCGGAGCATTTGGAATTCCAGGGTATGCTGGTATTGGGGCCTCTGGGTTTGGGTGGGGTGAACCTGAAGAATTTGAGGATTTTGTCGATCCTCCGGCAACACTTGAGAACATCCATTCAAGAGCATTATCCCGACATCCTTCGTTACCATTATTTCTTGTTGGTTCAAGCAATACACATGTGTATCTATGGGAG TTTGGTAAAGATAGTGCCATGGCTACATATGGTGTTCTGCCTGCTGCTAACATTCCACCGCCTTATGCACTAGCTTCCATATCAGCTGTTCAATTTGATTATTACGGACAGCGGTTTGCCACTGCTGCATTAGATGGTACCGTTTGTACATGGCAAGTTGAGGTGGGTGGAAGAAGCAATGTTCATTCTACAGATTCATCCCTATGCTTTGATAGCCATGCCTC GGATGTCTCTTATGTGTCTGCAAGTGGATCAGTTGTCGCTTCTGCTGGATCTAATTCAAATGGTGCAAATATTGTTATCTGGGATACCCTGTCTCCACCTGGCACATGTCAAACTTCTATTATGTGTCATGAAG GAGGAGCACGGTCTCTTTCAGTGTTTGATAGTGATAGAGGTTGTGGGTCTATCTCACCACTGGTTGTAACTGGTGGGAAAAGCGGAGATGTAGCTTTGCATGATTTCCGCTTCCTTTCTACTGGAAAGTCCCAGCATAATAGAATCTCCAAGGAGCATGGTGTCAAGGAACCTTCCAGGCACGATACCGAATCTGGTACTTCTGGTGGTACTGCTAATGGGATGGTCTGGCATATACCAAAGGCTCATCTAG GAAATGTCACCAAGGTAACAACCATCCCAAATACGAGCTTGTTCTTAACTGGAAGCAAAGATGGAGATGTAAAGCTTTGGGATGCGAAAAATTCTCAGCTGGTCTTTCACTGGCCAAAGTTGCATGAGCGGCACACCTTTTTTCAACCAACTTCCAGGGGTTTTGGCGGTGTAGTTAGG GCTGCTGTAACAGACCTCCAGGTGCTGTCTCATGGTTTCATTTCGTGTGGAGGTGATGGCTCTGTGAAGCTCGTTCAGCTAAAAGATGATCTTCCTGTGGTACATCAACAATAA